The Desulfobacteraceae bacterium DNA segment GGTTACACCCTGATGGGCGGGAGGGTGCTGCGCCTGCCGTTTATCCTCAGCACCAGCCTGGGCCATGAGATCGCCCACTGCTGGTGGGGCAACGGGGTTTACGTGGACCCCCGCGGCGGGAACTGGAGCGAGGGGCTGGCCACCTATGTGGCCGACTACGATTTCAGGGAACAGCAGGGGCCGGCGGCGGCCCGGGAATACCGCCGCGAGCTCCTGCGGGGCTACGCCGCCCTGGCCCCCCCGCAGCGGGAGTTCCCCCTGTCGCGCTTCACCCATCGCACGGACCCGCTTTCCAAGACGGTGGGCTACGACAAGGGGGCCTTCGTGTTTCACATGCTGCGCCGGCAGGTGGGGGACGCGGCCTTCGATCATGCCCTGCGGGATTTTTTCCAGACCCATCGGTTTCGGCGCGCCGGCTGGGAGGATCTGCGGGCGGTCTTCGAAAAATATTCCCCTGAACCGTTGCAGGGTTTTTTCGACCAGTGGGTGGCGCGCGCCGGCGGGCCGCAGCTGGCGCTGGCGGGCGTCCGCCTGACGCCGGCCGCGGAAGGCTATCGGGTGACCGGGGAGCTTACCCAGACGGCACCCCATTACCACCTGGAGGTGCCCCTGACCGTGTTCACGGCCACCACCCGTGTCACCCGCCGGCTGAACCTGACCGGCCCCGCCACGCGGTTTGACTTTTCCGTGGCCGAAGCCCCCCAGCGCCTGGTAGCCGACCCTGATTTTGACCTCTTCAGGCGACTGTCCGCCGAGGAGATCCCGCCCAGCGTCAACAGCGTCAAGGCCGCCAAGGGGCCTTTGGTGGTGCTGCCCGATGCGCCGGCGCCGGAACTCGAGGCCGCCGCGGACCTTCTGGTTCGCTCCCTGGGGCTGCAACAGGCGCGCCTGCTACGGGCCTCGACCCTCGGCCCGGACCGCTGGCGCAGCCGATCGATGCTGTGGGTGGGGGCACTGCCGCCGGCTGGGCTGCTGGCCGCCCAGCCGGCCGAGTTGATCCTGGCTCCCGCCGGCTTCACTGTCGCCGGGCGGCGTTATGCCGACCCGGGGGACACCCTCTTCGCGGTCTGGCCCCACCCCCACTCGGCGTCAGCGGTGGTGGCGGTTTTCCTGCCCCTCGCCCGGGCCGATGCGGCCCTGGTGGCCCGCAAGGTCACCCACTACGGCAAGGCCAGTTACCTGGTGTTCCGGGACGGCGCCAATCAGGCCAAGGGCACCTGGCCGGCGGCGCGCTCCCCGCTGGTGCACATCTGGCCCTGAGATCCCAACCTTCCGAAAGGAATAGCGATGTGCCCTAAACGCATCATTCTGGCCGCGACCCTCTGCTGGCTTCTGGCGGTAGCCCCGGCAACGGCCGTCGACCGCCTTTACGACCTCAACCGCAAGCTGACCGTGACCCTCGAAGAGGCCCTGCCCCAGCTGCTTTCGGCACCGCTGGTGGTGGTGGGAGAGCAGCATAGCGAAGCGCTGCATCATGAGATGCAGCGCAAGGTCATCGCGGCCCTGGTTGCCGCCGGCCGGCCGGTGGCCGTGGGGCTGGAGATGTTCCGGCGCGAGAGCCAGGCGGAGCTGAACCGCTGGGTGGCCGGAGAGCTCTCCCCGGCGGATTTTGAAAAGGCCTACTACCGCAACTGGAACTACCCCTGGGCGGCCTACCGCACGGTGTTCGATTACGCTCGGGAGCACGGGGTGCCGCTGGTGGGGCTGAACGTCGCCCCGGCCATCACCCGCCAGGTGGCCCGCGACGGGTTTGAGTCGCTTTCCACCACCCAGCGCGGTCAACTGCCGGCAGCCGTGACCTGCGAGGTTGATGCCGCCTACATGGCCTACATCCGGCAGGCTTTCGGGGCCCACGCCCACGGGCACCTGGATTTCACCAATTTCTGCGAGGCCCAGCTGGTGTGGGACAAGAGTATGGCCCTGCATGCGATCGCCTACCTTAAAGAGCGCCCGGAAATGCTGATGGTGATCCTGACCGGCATCGGACATGCCTGGAAGCCCGGCATCCCGGCCCAGCTCAAAGCCTACGGCGGCCTTCCGGCGGTGGTGATCCTGCCGGAGGTGCCGGGCGATATCGAGCCGGAGCGCATCGGTGCCGCGGCCGCCGATTTCATTTTTCTGATGCCCTGATGGTGCGGGAATTTTTCCTCGGTTGAGACCGGCTTTGGTCGAAAAAGCCATTTTACCCCCATCCGTGGGGTGTTTTGGCAGGAAGGAATTTTGGCGGGTATTTCGGTGGTGGTGGGGTTCAAAGGGAGGCGCCGCTCGGGCCGGGGTCAGGCGCTCAGCTGCATGCCCTCGCGGGCCACGAGAATTTCGGGCTTTCCCAGGGGCTGCTGGGCGGCGCGAAACCGCTTCTCCAGGGCCTGCAGCTCATCGTCCCGGCGGTCCGGGTCGTGGTGGAAAAGAACCACTTTTTTGACCCCGGCCGCGATGGCGGTCTGGATGGCGTGCTCCATCGGGGAATGCCCCCAGCCGCTTTTGCCGGCGCTGTACTCGCGCAGCGTGTACTGGGCGTCATGGATGAGGATGTCCGCGTCGCGGAAAAAGTCCAGCAGCGCCTTGTTGGCATCCGCCACCGCCCGCGCACCCTCCTCGCAGACCACCGGGTCGTAGCCGGGGGAGGCGGGGTCGTCGCTGAAAACATTCTGGAACGGCTCGGTATCGTAGCCGGTGCAGAGCACCTTGCCGTCGTGCTCGAACCGGTAGCCCAGGCAGAGCAGCGAGTGGTTGAGGTATTTGGTTTTGATCCGCAGGCCGTCGCTGAAGCGCATCTCTTCCTCGCGCAGCTGATGATAGCTGATGGCGGCCGACAACTCGCTGTGACGCACGGGGAAATAGCGGTAGCTCAGCTGGTCGCCCACGATCCGATCCAGCGTGTCCTCCTCGTAGGTGATCGGCCCGTAGACCTTCAGGCGGGTGTTGGGCCGGTAGATGGGATCGAAAAAGGGAAACCCCATGATGTGGTCCCAGTGGGTGTGGGTCAGAAAGATTTCCGCCTCGATGGGGGCGCTGCGGGTGCGGATCAGATGCGCGCCCAGGCTGCGGATGCCGGAGCCGGCGTCGATGATGATCACCCGATCGCTGCCGTTCAAGCGCAGCTCCAGACAGGCCGTGTTGCCGCCGTAAACCACGGTGTCCCGGCCCGGGCTGGCCACCGACCCTCTCACACCCCAGAAACGCACGTACATGCCGAACTCCTTCGCTGCCGACGCTCAGCCGGCCACTCGCAGAAACACCAGGGCCCGCTCGATTTCGGATTTAACCTCCTGCTCGACGCTCTCCAGATAGTCCAGGGTGATGTCCAGGCCCGTGAAATTTTCAGCCCTGACGGGCTGCGGACAGCAGTTGCCTGAAAACCCGAGTCCTTTGACATTGACGTAATAGTTGGCCAGGGCCACCGAATGAATGATCTCGCGGCTGTCCCCCGCGACCCCCTCCAGGGTGTGATGGAAAAAAAGCGTGTCGCTGATATCCGCGCCCAGCTGCCAATTGTCGGTGATCAAACGGCCGACATCGGCGTGGTCGATCCCGAAAGAAGCCTTTTCGGCCACGTGGAGGGGCAGGGCGTCGCTGCGGGAGCGGTGGATGACCTCCTGGTAATCCTGTGAAAAGCGGTTGTTGAGCGGAATCTTGCCCAAATCGTGGAGCAGGCCCGCGATGAAATACTCCTCCAAGCGGTTGCGGGGCGCCCCCCGCTTGCGGGCGATGAGCTTGGAGGCCACGCCGACGCTGAGCGAGTGGCGCCAGAAATCGTCCATGTTGAGGGCCTGAAAATTGCGGCGATTGCCCAGGGTGCTGAGCACGGCGGTGCTGAGCACCAAATTTTTGACCGTGTTGATCCCCAGCATGATGATGGCCCGGACCAGGGAGGTGATCTCCTGCACCAGGCCGTAATAGGCCGAGTTGATCAGCCGCAGGACCTTGCCCATCAGGACGGGGTCGAGGCTGATGATCTTGTTGAGATCCGCCGGGGTGGCGTTGGGGTCGTTGCAGATCGCCATCACCTTGGTGACCGTCGCCGGCAGGGGCGGCATTTTGGCGATGTAGCGCTGAATGATGGCCAGTCGCTCTTCGGGGGTCATTGTTTTCTGGCAGCCCACCGGCGCTACCTGCGGGCCAGCATCGGGCCGGCCACGGCCTCGGCCCGCTCGGGCCCGAACAGTTGCGCCACCAGCTCCAGGGCGAATTCCAGGGCGGTCCCCGGCCCCTGGCTGGTGATGCAGTTGCCGTCCACGACCACGCGCGCCCCGGGGCGCGCTGCGGGGTCCAGCCGATCGGCCAGGGCCGGGTGACAGGTCGCCCGCCGTCCGGCCAGCAGCCCGTGATGCTGCAGGACCACCGCCGGGGCGGCGCAGATGGCGGCGTAAAGCCTATTCTGGCGCGCCTGCTGGCGCAGCAGGTCGGTGAGCAGCCCGCAGTCGCGTAGGTGCTCGGCACCCGGCAGCCCGCCGGGCAGGGCGATGAGGTCGAAGCGCTCCCCGCGGCAGCTCTCCAGAGGCCGGTCGGCCATCAGGCGGACGCCGCGGGAGGCGGTGACCGCCAACTCGCCCACGGCGGCCACGGTCACCTCCGCCCCGGCGCGCCGCAGGACGTCGATGATGCAGACCGCTTCGATCTCCTCCACACCGTCGGCTATCGGAACGAGGACCTTTTTGCGCATCTTGCTTCTCCGTGATCGGCGCTGCCGCAGGCAGCCTCAGGCAAACCCCGGCAGGGGCCTTTCCCGCCCCGCGGTTGCGGGCGCCGGACCTGCCGTCGGACGCACGGTCTCTGGGGGAGGAGCTCCGTAGTGGACCACAAAAACATTTTCGGTCGGGGCCTCCACCGCCGCCAGGGGGGGCAGATGCAGCTCGATTTCCTGGTGCGTCACCACCGGAAAGTCGTAGTGCCGGCTGGTGTGCCGGGGCGGGCCCTTGCGGGCGCTGTGATCGCGCATGAAGGCCTCGTGGGCCGCCAGTCGCTGGGCGATCAGGGCGTTGGCGGTTTCCCGGATTTGCGCCGCCTGGGCTGCGATCACGGGGGCGAACTCCGGGCTGAGCTCGTAGCCGATGCTGTTGCGCGCCGCGGCCATGGCGGCCAGCAGGGTGGTGCCGGTGCCCGCAAAGGGGTCCACCACCGTGTCCCCCTGGACCGAGTACATGCAGATCAGGCGGTAGACCAGCTCCAGCGGGAAGGCCCCGCTGCGCAGGCGGCTCTCGCCGTTGGAGAGCTTCTGGCGGGCGCCCTTGAGATCGAACCAGATGTCGGAAAACCAGCTGTTGCGCTCCTCCCAGAAAAAGGCGCTTTCACGGCGGACCTGTTTTTCGGCGGCGCTGGCGAACCGCCGCGGGGAGCCCTTGCGCAGGATCAGGATATACTCGTGCTCCAGGGTCACGTAGGCGCCGGCCGGCAGCATGCCGGATCCCATGAACTTGTTGGGCGCATTGGTCTGCTTGCGCCACAGGATGGCCGGCAGAACCGAGAGCCCCCTGCGTTGAAAGGCGTTCAGGATCCGGGCGTGGTTGGGGTAGAGCCGGAAAATTTCCCCCATGCTGCGGGTGGCGTCCCCGATGTTGATGCAGACCAGACCGCCGGGGACCAGGATGCGTGCGACCTCGTCCCACACGGGGTCCAACACCCGGTGCATCTCTTCAAAGGCCTGCCGGCCGTCCTGGCGCGCCAGCGCCGTTTCGACGCGCGGGGCCTGGGCGGCAAAGATCTCGTCCCACATGGCGATCATCGGGTAGGGCGGCGAGGTGACCACCAGGTGCGCGCTTTGGGCGGCAACGGCGGCCATGCGCGCCGCGCTCTCGAAAAAGACCCGGTGGCTGGTTGTGGGGTGCGCTCTGTCCATCGGCATGCTCTTTTCACATTTGTCGACGGCTGTCAAACCCCTGCGCGGCACAGGCGCCAAATTCCAGATAACACCACCTATTTTCAGGCTGCGAGGGAAAATCGCGCGACGATGGGGCCTGATTTTGATAAGAAAAGGGGACTGGGTTTTACCGACACGCCGCCGCGACCGATAACCCATCCATCGAAAACCCCAACCGACCCAAGGAGGGGAGATGTCTAAGAGTCTGTTCCTCTGGCTGCGGCTGCTGGCCGTTGCCCTCGGGCTGCTGGCGGCCGCCTCGCTGCCGGCGGCTGCGAAGCCCGCCCAAATCTCGGTGCCGCCCGCACTGGAGCCCTGGGTGCCGTG contains these protein-coding regions:
- a CDS encoding M1 family peptidase is translated as GYTLMGGRVLRLPFILSTSLGHEIAHCWWGNGVYVDPRGGNWSEGLATYVADYDFREQQGPAAAREYRRELLRGYAALAPPQREFPLSRFTHRTDPLSKTVGYDKGAFVFHMLRRQVGDAAFDHALRDFFQTHRFRRAGWEDLRAVFEKYSPEPLQGFFDQWVARAGGPQLALAGVRLTPAAEGYRVTGELTQTAPHYHLEVPLTVFTATTRVTRRLNLTGPATRFDFSVAEAPQRLVADPDFDLFRRLSAEEIPPSVNSVKAAKGPLVVLPDAPAPELEAAADLLVRSLGLQQARLLRASTLGPDRWRSRSMLWVGALPPAGLLAAQPAELILAPAGFTVAGRRYADPGDTLFAVWPHPHSASAVVAVFLPLARADAALVARKVTHYGKASYLVFRDGANQAKGTWPAARSPLVHIWP
- a CDS encoding ChaN family lipoprotein yields the protein MCPKRIILAATLCWLLAVAPATAVDRLYDLNRKLTVTLEEALPQLLSAPLVVVGEQHSEALHHEMQRKVIAALVAAGRPVAVGLEMFRRESQAELNRWVAGELSPADFEKAYYRNWNYPWAAYRTVFDYAREHGVPLVGLNVAPAITRQVARDGFESLSTTQRGQLPAAVTCEVDAAYMAYIRQAFGAHAHGHLDFTNFCEAQLVWDKSMALHAIAYLKERPEMLMVILTGIGHAWKPGIPAQLKAYGGLPAVVILPEVPGDIEPERIGAAAADFIFLMP
- a CDS encoding MBL fold metallo-hydrolase, whose translation is MYVRFWGVRGSVASPGRDTVVYGGNTACLELRLNGSDRVIIIDAGSGIRSLGAHLIRTRSAPIEAEIFLTHTHWDHIMGFPFFDPIYRPNTRLKVYGPITYEEDTLDRIVGDQLSYRYFPVRHSELSAAISYHQLREEEMRFSDGLRIKTKYLNHSLLCLGYRFEHDGKVLCTGYDTEPFQNVFSDDPASPGYDPVVCEEGARAVADANKALLDFFRDADILIHDAQYTLREYSAGKSGWGHSPMEHAIQTAIAAGVKKVVLFHHDPDRRDDELQALEKRFRAAQQPLGKPEILVAREGMQLSA
- a CDS encoding HDOD domain-containing protein, with the translated sequence MTPEERLAIIQRYIAKMPPLPATVTKVMAICNDPNATPADLNKIISLDPVLMGKVLRLINSAYYGLVQEITSLVRAIIMLGINTVKNLVLSTAVLSTLGNRRNFQALNMDDFWRHSLSVGVASKLIARKRGAPRNRLEEYFIAGLLHDLGKIPLNNRFSQDYQEVIHRSRSDALPLHVAEKASFGIDHADVGRLITDNWQLGADISDTLFFHHTLEGVAGDSREIIHSVALANYYVNVKGLGFSGNCCPQPVRAENFTGLDITLDYLESVEQEVKSEIERALVFLRVAG
- a CDS encoding DJ-1/PfpI family protein, translated to MRKKVLVPIADGVEEIEAVCIIDVLRRAGAEVTVAAVGELAVTASRGVRLMADRPLESCRGERFDLIALPGGLPGAEHLRDCGLLTDLLRQQARQNRLYAAICAAPAVVLQHHGLLAGRRATCHPALADRLDPAARPGARVVVDGNCITSQGPGTALEFALELVAQLFGPERAEAVAGPMLARR
- a CDS encoding site-specific DNA-methyltransferase, with amino-acid sequence MDRAHPTTSHRVFFESAARMAAVAAQSAHLVVTSPPYPMIAMWDEIFAAQAPRVETALARQDGRQAFEEMHRVLDPVWDEVARILVPGGLVCINIGDATRSMGEIFRLYPNHARILNAFQRRGLSVLPAILWRKQTNAPNKFMGSGMLPAGAYVTLEHEYILILRKGSPRRFASAAEKQVRRESAFFWEERNSWFSDIWFDLKGARQKLSNGESRLRSGAFPLELVYRLICMYSVQGDTVVDPFAGTGTTLLAAMAAARNSIGYELSPEFAPVIAAQAAQIRETANALIAQRLAAHEAFMRDHSARKGPPRHTSRHYDFPVVTHQEIELHLPPLAAVEAPTENVFVVHYGAPPPETVRPTAGPAPATAGRERPLPGFA